In Juglans regia cultivar Chandler chromosome 5, Walnut 2.0, whole genome shotgun sequence, the following are encoded in one genomic region:
- the LOC108980828 gene encoding ER lumen protein-retaining receptor erd-2.2, giving the protein MGRRRSSPVSDLLVWVRRQSMRVKISFGAVLALCALITFKFTIEDHNYFFIASEAVHAAGIIVLLYKLTTKKTCSGLSLRSQELTALSVATRLICSTLIEGDIHTVLDFTTLMATTWVMYMIRFKLKSTYIKELDNLALYYVVVPCAILAILLHPYTIHFRLTRVLWAFGVYLESVSVLPQLRLMQNAKMIEPFTAHYVFALGVARFLSCAHWIIQIYETRGKYLFLLGNGYLWFLAAFLSEVVQTSILADFCYYYIKCFMQGQLIVKMPV; this is encoded by the exons atggggaggaggaggagctcGCCTGTGAGCGATTTGTTAGTATGGGTGAGGAGGCAGTCCATGAGGGTGAAGATTTCTTTTGGAGCTGTGCTTGCTCTTTGTGCTTTGATCACTTTCAAATTTACGATCGAAGATCACAACTACTTCTTCATTGCCTCAGAAGCTGTCCACGCTGCAGGGATCATCGTCTTGCTTTACAAACTCACCACCAAAAAGACATGCTCTg GCCTCTCACTAAGGAGTCAAGAACTCACAGCTCTGTCTGTTGCTACACGTTTGATCTGTAGTACCCTCATTGAGGGTGACATTCACACAGTTCTAGATTTTACCACCTTGATGGCAACAACCTGGGTTATGTACATGATCCGATTCAAGTTGAAGTCAACCTACATCAAGGAGCTTGACAACTTGGCCTTGTACTATGTG GTTGTGCCTTGTGCTATCCTTGCCATTCTTCTCCACCCTTATACAATACATTTTCGCTTAACTCGGGTCCTTTGGGCATTTGGTGTGTATTTGGAATCTGTTTCAGTGCTGCCTCAGCTACGTTTGATGCAAAATGCAAAG ATGATTGAACCATTCACAGCCCATTATGTTTTTGCACTCGGAGTTGCAAGATTCTTGTCATGTGCTCATTGGATAATTCAG ATTTATGAGACTCGTGGGAAGTATCTGTTTTTGCTTGGAAACGGGTACTTGTGGTTCTTGGCTGCTTTCCTCTCAGAAGTAGTCCAGACATCTATCTTGGCTGACTTCTGCTACTATTACATCAAGTG CTTCATGCAAGGCCAACTTATAGTGAAGATGCCGGTTTAG
- the LOC109015700 gene encoding chloroplast envelope quinone oxidoreductase homolog, translating to MAGKLMKAVQYFGYGGGAAGLKHVEVPVPTPGKDELLLKLEATSLNAVDWKIQKGIMRPFLPRKFPYIPGLDVAGEVVEGGAGVKSFKAGDKVVATLSFSYGGGLAEFAVAKERLTVSRPPEVSAADGAGLPIAGITALQVLTQYAGIKLDRSGQQVNILVTAASSGVGHYAVQLAKLGNTHVTATCGARNLDFVKHLGADEVLDYKTPDGAALKSPSGRKYDFVIHCATGIPWSTFDPNLSPNGKVFDLTPSSSGLLTFALKKVTFSKKQFLLAFAKLNAESLDDLVKLVKEGKLKTAIDSRHSLSKAEDAWAKCIDCHATGKIIVEP from the exons ATGGCAGGAAAGCTTATGAAAGCGGTTCAATACTTTGGCTATGGGGGAGGAGCTGCTGGTTTGAag catGTTGAGGTTCCAGTTCCCACTCCAGGAAAGGATGAGCTCTTGCTAAAACTGGAAGCAACTAGTCTAAATGCAGTGGATTGGAAAATTCAGAAAGGCATAATGCGGCCTTTCTTACCTCGCAAGTTCCCTTACATACCTG GTCTGGATGTGGCAGGAGAGGTCGTAGAGGGGGGAGCAGGGGTCAAAAGTTTCAAAGCTGGGGACAAAGTCGTAGCTACGCTTTCCTTTTCT TATGGAGGTGGACTAGCTGAGTTTGCTGTGGCTAAGGAGAGGCTGACAGTTTCTAGGCCACCCGAAGTTTCAGCAGCTGATGGTGCTGGCTTACCTATAGCTGGTATAACAGCTCTCCAGGTTCTCACCCAATATGCTGGGATCAAGCTTGACAGAAGTGGCCAACAGGTAAACATTCTAGTCACTGCCGCCTCAAGTGGTGTGGGTCACTATGCGGTTCAGTTGGCAAAGCTTGGAAACACACATGTAACTGCCACTTGTGGGGCCCGCAACCTTGACTTTGTCAAGCACTTAGGGGCTGATGAGGTTCTCGACTACAAGACCCCAGATGGGGCAGCTCTGAAGAGCCCATCTGGTCGAAAGTACGATTTTGTGATCCACTGTGCAACAGGCATTCCTTGGTCAACTTTTGATCCCAATCTGAGTCCAAATGGAAAGGTCTTTGATTTAACTCCCAGCTCAAGTGGTCTACTGACTTTTGCTCTAAAGAAAGTCACCTTCTCCAAGAAGCAGTTTTTGCTGGCATTTGCAAAACTCAATGCTGAGAGCCTGGATGATCTTGTTAAGTTAGTGAAGGAAGGTAAACTTAAGACTGCAATTGACTCAAGGCATTCCCTGAGCAAGGCTGAAGATGCGTGGGCTAAGTGCATTGATTGCCATGCTACTGGAAAGATCATTGTGGAGCCTTGA